The Portunus trituberculatus isolate SZX2019 chromosome 19, ASM1759143v1, whole genome shotgun sequence genome contains a region encoding:
- the LOC123506267 gene encoding transcription factor MafA-like, which produces MSDESMASEYVADFMLEPLEQVMGVKEHKDLDGMGGVGMGRVPTHMMTSHMPNMAPGAWMSHHHYHHTGSLTPSTVPTSQVKQQSQVPTTPPDTPPGASPNNGSLSASPHFQGMQQHPLMDDLCYYNRYIHEPLDLRPGPPCGGEQMEPQWMLDRKWDNVQQRHPLTPLGNGVKGTTDLQGPCQMSLPTLSQPSGMYCISDDELVSLSVRELNRKLHHMPKDQQTKFKQRRRTLKNRGYAQSCRTKRQNYKVDLENKLKTAENDIYHYNQLANKYKSTIDTLRHDNEILRKNLESVRAELNSYRQQLHQQQQQQQQQQQQQQQKSSQQQPTHQTPDAPPSSQELYSM; this is translated from the coding sequence ATGTCTGACGAAAGCATGGCCAGCGAATACGTCGCGGACTTCATGCTGGAGCCGCTGGAGCAGGTGATGGGAGTCAAGGAGCACAAAGACCTGGACGGCATGGGTGGCGTGGGCATGGGCCGTGTGCCCACCCACATGATGACTTCCCACATGCCCAACATGGCCCCAGGCGCCTGGAtgagccaccaccactaccatcacacggGCAGCCTCACTCCATCCACTGTGCCCACGTCGCAGGTCAAGCAGCAGTCACAGGTGCCCACCACTCCCCCAGACACCCCGCCGGGCGCCTCACCCAACAACGGCTCCCTCTCAGCCTCGCCTCACTTCCAGGGCATGCAGCAGCATCCGCTCATGGACGACCTGTGTTATTACAATCGGTACATCCACGAGCCCCTGGACCTGCGGCCCGGCCCGCCGTGCGGTGGCGAGCAGATGGAGCCGCAGTGGATGCTGGATCGAAAATGGGACAATGTTCAGCAGCGCCACCCACTCACCCCGCTGGGCAACGGCGTCAAGGGCACCACCGACCTGCAGGGCCCCTGCCAGATGAGCCTGCCCACGCTGTCTCAACCTTCTGGCATGTACTGCATCTCAGACGACGAGCTCGTCTCCCTCTCGGTGCGGGAGCTCAACCGCAAACTCCACCACATGCCCAAGGACCAACAGACCAAGTTCAAGCAGAGACGGCGAACGCTAAAGAATCGCGGTTACGCCCAAAGTTGTCGCACTAAACGCCAGAACTACAAGGTAGACTTGGAGAATAAACTAAAAACTGCCGAGAATGACATCTACCACTACAATCAGCTGGCCAACAAGTATAAGTCCACCATCGACACGCTCAGGCATGACAATGAGATACTGAGGAAGAACTTGGAAAGCGTTAGGGCGGAACTAAACTCATATAGGCAGCAgctgcaccagcagcagcaacaacaacagcagcagcagcaacagcagcagcaaaaatcATCACAACAGCAGCCTACACATCAGACGCCAGACGCGCCACCAAGCAGCCAGGAGCTCTACTCCATGTGA